One segment of Carya illinoinensis cultivar Pawnee chromosome 1, C.illinoinensisPawnee_v1, whole genome shotgun sequence DNA contains the following:
- the LOC122282967 gene encoding uncharacterized protein LOC122282967, which produces MAKGGLERLRRVLRTLFFMVAMMVSLLVSSLPLLVALGDVLVPCVLISSFTCLRCYGFKEHFRRYAFKSSLTDIPFVSVVRSLIIICVYSMCDAPSLSHGPYLGTVTLCSFLSILLLSVKACVFTVNSQIEAEASSSLSRQKLHLKKSWGMPVLFLSSVVFALGHTVVAYRTSCRARRKLLFRVDPEAVLSCKNGFYGFQKVPRSPTPSGGKTPKSDSEMRRRPLGSPHDEGELPIRLLADVDSLFITCCGLTLHYKLCFPGSPPRSLSSITFLEPNPICSSPKMVMGRPRFDGHPVSMLSKSQFQLHRSYSNQFHGSSLHAPLLDGSTIPVLSEEIPVLSLDDTGEEVEANRFNSATLEGGLQANGQFGIVLVHGFGGGVFSWRHVMGVLARQVGCTVAAFDRPGWGLTSRPRREGWEEKELPNPFQLESQVDLLISFCSEMGFSSVVLVGHDDGGLLALKAAQRVQTSMNSFNVVIQGVVLLSVNLTREVIPSFARILLHTSLGKKHLVRPLLRAEIAQVINRRAWYDASKLTTEILNLYKAPLWVEGWDEALHEIGRLSSETVLSPQNAESLLKAVEDMPVLVIAGAEDALVSLKSSQAMASKLANSRLVAISGCGHLPHEERPKALLAAVAPFISGLIYKPDLQRQ; this is translated from the exons ATGGCGAAAGGAGGGCTGGAGAGGCTTCGGAGGGTATTACGGACTCTATTCTTCATGGTGGCGATGATGGTTTCGCTGCTGGTCTCGTCGCTACCTTTGCTTGTGGCCTTAGGGGACGTGCTGGTTCCATGTGTTCTGATCTCGAGCTTTACCTGTCTCCGTTGCTACGGTTTCAAAGAGCACTTTCGTCGATACGCTTTCAAGAGCTCCTTGACCGATATTCCTTTCGTCTCCGTTGTCAGATCTCTTATCATTATCT GTGTTTATTCAATGTGTGATGCCCCTTCTCTCTCGCATGGTCCATACCTTGGAACTGTGACTCTCTGTTCATTTCTCTCAATTCTTCTCCTTTCAGTTAAGGCTTGTGTTTTCACCGTTAACTCTCAGATTGAGGCCGAAGCCTCTTCTTCCCTCTCCAGGCAGAAGCTTCATTTGAAGAAGTCATGGGGAATGCCCGTCTTGTTTCTGTCATCCGTAGTCTTTGCCCTTGGCCATACCGTGGTTGCATACAGAACAAGCTGCAGAGCACGGAGAAAGCTCTTGTTTAGAGTTGACCCTGAAGCA GTCCTTTCATGCAAAAATGGTTTTTATGGCTTCCAGAAGGTCCCAAGGTCTCCCACTCCCTCTGGAGGCAAGACTCCTAAAAGTGACAGTGAAATGAGGCGAAGGCCTTTAGGGTCACCTCATGATGAAGGGGAACTCCCTATCAGGTTACTCGCCGACGTTGACAGTTTATTCATAACATGCTGTGGGCTTACTCTACATTACAAGCTCTGTTTTCCTGGCTCTCCACCTCGTTCGTTATCCTCCATCACCTTTCTCGAACCCAATCCTATCTGCAGCTCCCCGAAAATGGTCATGGGAAGGCCAAGATTTGACGGGCATCCGGTGAGTATGTTGTCAAAAAGTCAGTTTCAACTTCACAGGAGCTACAGCAATCAGTTTCATGGCTCTTCACTACATGCTCCACTACTGGATGGTTCTACAATTCCTGTTCTTTCTGAAGAAATCCCTGTCTTGAGCCTAGATGACACTGGTGAGGAGGTTGAAGCTAATAGGTTTAACTCTGCAACTTTAGAGGGGGGTTTGCAGGCAAATGGCCAGTTTGGTATTGTTCTAGTGCATGGATTTGGGGGTGGTGTCTTCTCATGGAGGCATGTGATGGGGGTGCTGGCTCGACAGGTTGGTTGCACAGTTGCTGCTTTTGATCGACCTGGTTGGGGATTAACATCAAGACCGCGACGGGAGGGCTGGGAGGAAAAAGAATTGCCTAATCCTTTCCAGCTTGAGAGTCAG GTAGATCTGCTCATTTCCTTTTGCTCTGAGATGGGGTTTTCGTCTGTAGTTCTTGTTGGTCATGATGATGGAGGCCTACTTGCTTTAAAGGCTGCACAAAGAGTCCAAACATCAATGAATTCTTTCAAT GTTGTGATTCAAGGTGTGGTATTGCTAAGTGTTAACTTGACAAGAGAGGTGATTCCATCCTTTGCAAGGATTCTTCTGCACACTTCACTTGGGAAGAAGCATTTGGTTCGGCCTCTACTGCGAGCAGAAATCGCTCAAGTGATTAATCGGCGTGCATGGTATGATGCTTCCAAGCTAACAACAGAGATTTTGAATCTCTACAAG GCACCCCTATGGGTAGAAGGTTGGGATGAAGCACTTCATGAGATTGGTAGACTGTCATCTGAGACAGTCCTTTCACCACAAAATGCAGAATCATTGCTAAAAGCAGTTGAAGACATGCCGGTGTTGGTTATTGCCGGAGCTGAAGATGCCCTTGTATCTCTTAAATCTTCTCAAGCTATGGCTTCAAAATTAGCAAATTCT AGACTGGTTGCGATATCTGGATGTGGCCACCTTCCACATGAAGAGCGCCCCAAGGCATTACTAGCTGCTGTAGCACCCTTCATTAGCGGACTCATATATAAACCCGACTTGCAAAGACAATAG
- the LOC122282962 gene encoding transcription factor MYB26-like has product MGHHSCCNKQKVKKGLWSPEEDDKLIQYISANGHGNWSSVPRLAGLQRCGKSCRLRWINYLRPDLKRGSFSSQEEALVIELHRILGNRWSRIAKHLPGRTDNEVKNLWNTSIKKKLLSGTDGAVPALRSFPVIDQYYPSTGRSDEAAFLPPKDPNPTLILKSQQDQLQYFTPPITMLQGLDHHGEQSKNFRPSTWVHFPTLIPHSLDSCSSITWSLGYDHAQPHDSVLDPNQEEDHQNFSLRSAPAPQDDRIGLIINPSITEPPNNNAAILAPEMPELYEIINCGIRVGSKSAPP; this is encoded by the exons ATGGGACATCACTCATGTTGCAACAAGCAAAAGGTGAAGAAGGGGCTATGGTCACCAGAAGAGGATGATAAACTCATCCAGTACATTTCAGCCAATGGCCATGGTAATTGGAGCTCAGTTCCTAGACTTGCCG GCCTGCAGAGATGTGGAAAGAGCTGCAGGCTAAGATGGATAAATTATCTCAGGCCAGATTTAAAACGCGGGAGCTTCTCTTCCCAAGAAGAAGCCCTCGTCATTGAACTCCATAGAATTCTTGGTAACAG GTGGTCTCGGATAGCCAAGCACCTACCTGGAAGAACAGATAATGAGGTGAAGAATTTATGGAATACAAGCATAAAGAAGAAGCTCCTGTCCGGTACTGATGGCGCCGTGCCTGCTTTACGATCCTTTCCTGTTATTGATCAGTACTATCCTAGTACTGGCCGTTCAGATGAAGCTGCTTTCTTACCTCCAAAAGATCCGAACCCTACCTTGATCCTAAAATCTCAACAAGATCAGCTACAGTACTTTACCCCTCCTATCACGATGCTACAAGGTTTAGATCATCATGGTGAACAGAGCAAGAACTTTCGTCCCAGTACTTGGGTTCACTTTCCAACTCTAATCCCACACTCATTAGATTCATGCAGTAGTATAACTTGGTCGTTAGGGTATGATCATGCTCAACCTCATGATTCAGTACTTGATCCCAATCAAGAAGAAGATCATCAGAATTTTAGCCTGAGATCAGCACCAGCTCCGCAGGATGATAGAATTGGCCTAATTATCAATCCAAGTATCACAGAACCGCCAAATAATAATGCTGCAATATTGGCACCCGAAATGCCGGAACTCTATGAAATCATCAATTGTGGTATTAGAGTTGGTAGCAAGAGCGCACCTCCTTAA